Genomic DNA from Solanum dulcamara chromosome 4, daSolDulc1.2, whole genome shotgun sequence:
gttaaagtgcctacttgtgcacTATGAAAGTTGGAGGTCcaacttaaaatttgaaatcaaatttaagatcctatttatgtattatgccttctAAAAACTTTCCCTATTTCTGTCATAATTGAAAGCAGAAAAGCTCtgcaatgaaataaaaaaaaaaactcgtCTAGTTCAACTCTTGGTTCTTTGTGTCTCCCTATTATTGTTCCCATCATCGGAGGTCGACAAAAGTCTAAGGCTTATAAGTGATTCGATTTTAAATTGAAAGAGCTTCTCTTCCTCCCTCTGCTATGTCTGTGCACTTTATGTTATATTAAATATGAACATATTTTCGATCTTTTTTAATGTTGATTAAAGCTAAATATTGcgtaaattgattttaaattttttggtgtATTTATTCATAAAAAGATTATTCACTAATGTTGTGtactataattttaaattttttgattcaTCCATACATTATAAAATCATTCCATGCTTGAACACCTTTCACAGAATTTTTGGCTTACTTCATGTGTAAGATTTTGACTACGGCCCTAGCACTATGtacaaattaatataatataacttACATGACAAAAATGTCATTTGCTTATCTAGTTAACTCTCTTATTTTTTACCTTGTTTGTTTCTAATAGACTGAATAACATAGGAATTAGGAAGAAGTATaaccttatttattttttattttatcttatatgATACTAGcaaaaaaaattgcattatCTTATAGTAATATTACTCCTATTTCATATACTACAAGTCCTAATAACACTAGATACAAATTCACTAAAATAAATTTGCTGGAATAGCACTCCGATTACAAGAGTTGCAACTTAGTATATGTGCGTGACCTCCTTCTGTAGAAGATCGATTGAGGAAGCAAGTTTTCGTTCCTTTACGTGCTGCTTTAGAATTGCCAGAGGCTTATATAGGGCGAAAAGATTGGGGTTCGATTCCTTGTAATGGAAGGAGGCCAATGAAAGGATTGTCGGTGGCTATATTATtcgaactcttcaaaaatgttgatgGGTGTGTGTCAGATCcttcaaaaatagtgtatttttGAAGGATCCGAGATGGGTGCGGCAACATTTTTtgagagtccgagcaacttagaTTGATGGTAATAGTGGATGATTTCAGGGTGGAAAAGTGAATAATTGATAGTCTGGGATGTTCCGATAAACATTTGGTAATAGTTTAGATAGGAAACTCAAAACAAATGAGATACTTTAGGTATTTTTTACCCTTCACTTTAAGATTAAAAGACAATTTGAGATGTTAGACATCTTTAATTTAACACTACAAGATTCAAAAAATTTCTTTAGTTTATCAAAAAATTGAACAAACACCTAATTCTATGGAAAAAAAGCacttttttaaagaaaaactaTCAACTTTAACAATAAATAAGCAAATGTTGAAAGTGTAACCAAACAGGCTATTATCAATAAGGTGttgtttcaatttttcaaaaaattgtatAAGTGGTTTCTTTGATGGAGTTCTTGCCAAAAGTAGCAAGAAATTCTTCTAAAAAATTACAATAGGAGTAAGAAATTCAACTGGTTTAATTGAATTTTGCTCACATCAAGACTTAGTAGTGATCTTTTGTAATAAACAACATAAGAAGGGATAATTAGTTGTTTAAGAAAAACAATTGATGGATTGTATTAATAAAAGTTTCAATGACTTGGTAAATGAAATGTCAAAAATATAACACCACTTATGTGTCTTCTCACAATAATTTTTACCATACAACTAATCTCTAAAGTGAGAGGATAAAGTTTACACAATTTACCTCTACCATCCCAAAAGACCCAGTGGGGTCTGACAGACTTTAACCCTACCTTGTTAAGgtaaagacttgttaccctcgACAGACCTTAAGCAATGCCACATTCTACAAAGTTGAAAAGCAAAAAGGTCTAAATAGCAGTCGAACCACAAAATTTGAGTTTTCCTTTAGATATGAAAGTTGACAATCTTGAAGAAAATTAACAGAAGGATTGGTAGTGGTGGTGATGGTAACATTggaaaggagaaaataaaagcaaaatcATCACAAAACTGATATCAAGTTTTCAACACAGTATCCAGGAGTACAACTaaacaaaaaattcaatagTATCTATAGCGCATACAAGACAAAACGCCTGAAACTGCCAAGATTGTAATACAATATCCTTAGAAGATACGTTGAGTCTTTCCCATGGTACTCTTCAAGTACAAACATCTCACCTGTGAGCATTAACGACAAAGAGGCATTAGTAATAAGTTTGAAGGCTGAATGAGGTGATCAGACTCGAAGAAACTATAAGGTAAATGCTCGTAGATAAACAAAGTAGTGGGACATTAAATTAACTCACATTTTGCCAATTCTTCTTTAGCAAGGACACTAAAAAGTTGACACTCATCTGCACGTTTTGGAAGATTTGTTTCTCCTCCATATCCATATTACCTACGGCAACTCCCATACAAAGCACCTTCTTCAACTGGAATTTGATAGTGGCCTTGGTCTCGTTAACCTTAGACTCGAGTGATTCCTGGTGGGAAACAAGGGTAGGAAACTTACCTGCATTTCAAAGATATGAAAGCTGGTTAAGAGATGGGGCAAAATGATCTAATAAATGAACCACTTAAAGGTGAGATCAGCATTTATGATCTTTAAATTACACTGCTGCAATTGTGAAAAGTCGAGGCATGATTGCTTAATGAGAACCAAACAGTAAAAAAATGTACCAACTTTCCTCACACAACTGTGACTGTTGGATACTACATTAATTGTTGCGAAAATGCTAATTGTGAAAATCCGATGAATTAGAGAGGTGAAATTGAATCAATATCTGGCTAGTCAGTGTGGCCGGTAAGAGTGTTGAGTGTGTTTTGGACAAGGTGATTTGTTGAGCCTTAGCTCTTACATATGCACTTACAAGTCAAGATGAGTTCACAGAAGTAGTTCTCATCTAAAATAAGCCACGACCACAAATATGTACAACCATAAACCAATGACATTAGAAGTAAACGGAACAAACTCTACAGCTACTTAAAAGATCAAAATAGTCTATTGCACTTGCCTGCCTTGTTCAAGCCAGGCCCCAAGAGACGGGGGATCTGCTTGATAACAGCTTCTGATGCCAAGAAAGCATGGTACTTCTTTGCAAGCTTCTTAACCAACTTCTTGTTTTTGTTAAGCTTCTTCAGGCCTTCTACGTCCATGTACTCCAAACCAATCTTTTCTGCCTGGAAAACAAATACAACAAGCTTTGATCACACTTGCACAAAATCATCTATAGCAGTAGCTTTAGCCTTTAGGTACATTAGCAACCACAAAATTTCAAATAGTTTTGAGGATTAAGCAGGTCCACTCCATATAAAATTGCTGCTACCTCATAGCTAAGAAACTGCCAGTCGAAAAAATGAAATTGCACTATCTAATATACAAGGTACTTGTGTTATATGTCTAAAAATTAAACCTCAGGATCACCAAGACATGTGCAATCAAAGCTACACACTGACCAGAAATATTTCAAGAGTTCTTTGATAACAAATGCTTTAACACACTAAAGCTTGGAAGAAGATAATTGGATCAATGTTAGAATTATTCAAATTGAGTACAATACTCTAAGGATCCATCACCTAAAACTTAGAAGTAATCTTGAAGGAATGTTTATGCAAATTTACAGCAGTAGCTTCCCCAAATGTAAAAGATAAGGAATACAGGAAAACTAACTGGATCAATGTTAGTATTATTCAAATTGAGTATAAGACTCTTAAGGATCCATTACCTAAAACTTAACAGTAATCTCGAAGGGATGCTTATGCAAATGTACGGCAGTAGCTTCCCCAAATGTAAAAGATAAGGAATACAGGAAAAATGCAGATCAATTATTATTCCAGTGACTAGTTCAAGCGGATTACCTCTCCCACGTGTTGAGCATCTCCAAGCATGCAAATCTTCATCTTAGGGCGAGGAATGTGTGGCAACTTAACTGAACCACTGAAACGCTTGTCCTTTTGAGGATCATAGTTTTTCAACCCAATCTGAAGCTCAATGGTTTCGGTGAACTTCCTTTTCTTCTCATTTGAATCATTCTTAATCACAGTGATGGCTTCTCTTAGGGCATCACTCTGAAGCTTACTGTAGCAGAATCAACATCAAACTAGTTAAGTGAAGGTAATTAACCCAAATAACAAACTTAATAAAGTACTTATCCAATATGTCATGCTAAAGGCAGAGAAATAAATATAATCTTAACTCTACAACTCAATCAACTATACCTCAACTCAAACTAGTTGGGACTGACTATATAAATCCTCTATATACATTCCTTTACCTCTCTTTTCATTTCCCCAAAGGCGGAGCtaggattttgagtttatgagttctgaattttaaaaaaaagaaagttaatgggttcttgataaattatttatacgtAATAAGTCATTTTATGCAACACATATAGGGTATGCATCAAAGCTACCCATAATCGGGATGCTAGCTCTGCTCCTGCTTCATACCTTTTTGAGACATGGTAAACCCCACCCTCGAACCTACTACCTATTGAATCAATGGTGGCCATTTTCCTCTCTGTTCCATTTGTTTCACGACTCAACATCTAGGCCAGCAGCCGCAGCAACCTCACATGCCATACCCATTCGGCATTATTTAGGCCCAATTCATTTCAACACTCAACAATCCATCCTTTAAAAAAAATCCGGGTTCCTCCAAACTACTGATTCTCTAAGTCTCACCCTTCTCCCTACACTGAAATAACACTGACCATACTAACCTTATCAAAACTGAATTTAAAATAATCCAAATTCTACACCTAACTTGAAACCTTGCAAAAGCAGTGAATTTTACTCGACTTTCTATAtgtttttaactttaaaaatcagattttttttcttacatcACATTCATTTGCACATTCAAGATAACCCCACATCAGCAAATGTCAATTATACatacaagtaaaaaaaaaagaagcaaaataagagaaattatACATCTCTAgtttcattctttattttataatcatGGTGTCTGGCCCCGTTTATGCCcacctcaactaattccacAGGATACATGTCACTTCCTACCCGCAATAGGTGTGGATATTAACTTGAGACATCGTGGTGCTCAACCTATCCATCTCTAGTTTCATTATAAAGTCAATAAATATTTAATCAACAATTATCATACCAACCCAGATcccattttaaaaaaactataagGATCAAAACATTGTCAAATTGTGCAAAATAAAAAGTATAGAGCATAAAATAGAGGGAAAAGCAAAAAAAGATTGGAGCTTTGTGTATATACCTCATGGCTCAAAGCAGAAGGGGAAGAATTCTGTCTGCAGAATTTAGTGAGCGGCGAAGTGGTGGCA
This window encodes:
- the LOC129887613 gene encoding 60S ribosomal protein L10a-1, encoding MSKLQSDALREAITVIKNDSNEKKRKFTETIELQIGLKNYDPQKDKRFSGSVKLPHIPRPKMKICMLGDAQHVGEAEKIGLEYMDVEGLKKLNKNKKLVKKLAKKYHAFLASEAVIKQIPRLLGPGLNKAGKFPTLVSHQESLESKVNETKATIKFQLKKVLCMGVAVGNMDMEEKQIFQNVQMSVNFLVSLLKKNWQNVRCLYLKSTMGKTQRIF